One Cryptomeria japonica chromosome 9, Sugi_1.0, whole genome shotgun sequence genomic window carries:
- the LOC131070517 gene encoding uncharacterized protein LOC131070517 isoform X2, with the protein MAIQLGLPPFLSKKQLMYTVGNAAPQMGLRNFMLLRSLHGKKRRIGLIVAESLDNVNSASGSWGANLRQGAPPCASDIVWPAAGAFVAMSIMGHVDKMIAPKGLQLTIAPFGAVCAVLFSTPAAPAARKYNMFVSHIGCALLGVIALTIFGSGWIARSVALAASVAFMLYTGSLHPPAAGLPLLLIDAPKFQHLHWWYSIFPGAAGCILLCLLQEVVTFLKSNYKF; encoded by the exons ATGGCAATCCAACTTGGCCTTCCACCATTTCTGTCAAAGAAGCAGCTCATGTACACAGTGGGTAATGCAGCTCCCCAAATGGGATTGCGTAATTTCATGCTTCTCAGATCTCTCCATGGCAAAAAGAGGAGAATTGGTTTGATTGTGGCGGAATCACTAGACAATGTGAATAGTGCCTCTGGTAGTTGGGGTGCCAATTTAAGACAAGGAGCGCCTCCTTGTGCCAGTGACATTGTCTGGCCTGCAGCAG GGGCATTTGTGGCAATGTCCATCATGGGACATGTGGACAAGATGATTGCACCTAAAGGGCTGCAATTGACTATTGCACCCTTTGGTGCTGTCTGTGCGGTGTTGTTTAGTACTCCAGCAGCACCAGCTGCACGG AAGTACAACATGTTTGTATCTCACATTGGCTGTGCACTTCTTGGAGTGATTGCACTCACTATTTTTGGCTCAGGTTGGATTGCACGCAGCGTTGCATTGGCTGCATCTGTGGCATTCATGTTATACACCGGTTCTTTGCATCCTCCTG CTGCCGGTTTGCCATTACTTTTAATTGATGCACCAAAGTTTCAGCATCTACATTGGTGGTACTCCATATTCCCTGGAGCTGCGGGTTGCATTTTGTTATGTCTGTTG CAAGAGGTGGTGACATTTTTGAAAAGCAATTACAAGTTCTGA
- the LOC131070517 gene encoding uncharacterized protein LOC131070517 isoform X1 has translation MAIQLGLPPFLSKKQLMYTVGNAAPQMGLRNFMLLRSLHGKKRRIGLIVAESLDNVNSASGSWGANLRQGAPPCASDIVWPAAGAFVAMSIMGHVDKMIAPKGLQLTIAPFGAVCAVLFSTPAAPAARKYNMFVSHIGCALLGVIALTIFGSGWIARSVALAASVAFMLYTGSLHPPAAGLPLLLIDAPKFQHLHWWYSIFPGAAGCILLCLLGLGGDRSNRGLFILHI, from the exons ATGGCAATCCAACTTGGCCTTCCACCATTTCTGTCAAAGAAGCAGCTCATGTACACAGTGGGTAATGCAGCTCCCCAAATGGGATTGCGTAATTTCATGCTTCTCAGATCTCTCCATGGCAAAAAGAGGAGAATTGGTTTGATTGTGGCGGAATCACTAGACAATGTGAATAGTGCCTCTGGTAGTTGGGGTGCCAATTTAAGACAAGGAGCGCCTCCTTGTGCCAGTGACATTGTCTGGCCTGCAGCAG GGGCATTTGTGGCAATGTCCATCATGGGACATGTGGACAAGATGATTGCACCTAAAGGGCTGCAATTGACTATTGCACCCTTTGGTGCTGTCTGTGCGGTGTTGTTTAGTACTCCAGCAGCACCAGCTGCACGG AAGTACAACATGTTTGTATCTCACATTGGCTGTGCACTTCTTGGAGTGATTGCACTCACTATTTTTGGCTCAGGTTGGATTGCACGCAGCGTTGCATTGGCTGCATCTGTGGCATTCATGTTATACACCGGTTCTTTGCATCCTCCTG CTGCCGGTTTGCCATTACTTTTAATTGATGCACCAAAGTTTCAGCATCTACATTGGTGGTACTCCATATTCCCTGGAGCTGCGGGTTGCATTTTGTTATGTCTGTTG GGTTTGGGCGGGGATCGAAGTAACAGGGGATTGTTCATACTTCACATATAG